A stretch of the Nothobranchius furzeri strain GRZ-AD chromosome 5, NfurGRZ-RIMD1, whole genome shotgun sequence genome encodes the following:
- the LOC139069843 gene encoding zinc fingers and homeoboxes protein 2-like isoform X1 translates to MSSRRKASTPCMIRPELTPVDLDDEVEGSHDLETKENRVQEAPMKVDPSTQAEPSMDLDLTAKASNPPTGPDKPESEPPDLSKPQRRQQGGYECKYCSFSTQNLNSFKEHVDANHPNVILNPLYLCAVCNFNTKKFDTLTEHNERCHPGESNFKFKRIKTNNQTILEQTIEGCGNSAVIYNTSGGGRGDGLSSPPPPHSKAGGGRAAKPKASTDAKRTEPQMGKLTSELTKKPITALNVNGTVIIPESSLLKADGLSHIMPSLQQPINYTQVPKIAVPLNTTKYNPSLDDNLTLISSFNKFPYPTQAELSWLTAASKHPEEQIKVWFTTQRLKQGISWSPEEVEEARKKMFNGTISSMPQTLTVVAPQLNSHSPGSQPVHNTSSRALQPGTASVLQSLPCQIVGQTSLVLTPVANGSSVTCAPLALTVANQVAQSLKRPLTTPVIATESKRPSIIQTVSASMATAKPASPKLLSFTVDPNKTSEQLSVLRSSYTQCPFPEDDEIYRLIETTGLSRGEIKKWFSEQRLLNIKGVAPPPVLVKAEVAPPAKVVPVKKAVPSQFPLLERVKGKSSEQLTALEESFQRSSSPADEELGQLAQDTRLSRTEVDSWFSERRALRDNMEKVFLTMASKNTEDRLGGALLNGASHREHDGKSPRSSPRQPVPSSSSSSSSPPVLAASSPQPPTHPSSASPPFLNSSCSSSPRPPLLSVSTSPPPISGGSLHLLREMFCRTRWPSPEEYSQLEGQTSLGRTDIVRWFKDHRSVLKNGKTLDWMEGVQNVVGQQQNGSSSEKHKSVPSEVKAERAPCSVEERGGNDAAPHNSKHSNQDKDHWWTDRLAQGVEDLSWTGLDQNHSSEADKGRWIKVTVNVEEETGGGVERPRLGGDSDVLTVEQPGRVTG, encoded by the exons ATGTCCAGTCGGCGTAAAGCGTCCACTCCCTGTATGATCCGGCCAGAGTTGACCCCAGTGGACCTGGATGATGAGGTAGAAGGATCACATGACCTGGAG ACTAAAGAGAACCGTGTTCAAGAGGCACCCATGAAGGTGGACCCATCTACTCAAGCGGAGCCGTCCATGGACTTGGATCTAACTGCAAAAGCCTCCAACCCTCCCACGGGTCCAGACAAACCTGAAAGCGAGCCACCAGACCTGAGCAAGCCTCAGCGTAGGCAGCAGGGGGGCTACGAGTGCAAATACTGCTCCTTCTCCACACAGAACCTCAACTCTTTCAAAGAACACGTGGACGCCAACCACCCCAACGTCATCCTCAACCCGCTGTATCTGTGTGCCGTCTGCAACTTCAACACCAAGAAGTTCGACACGCTGACGGAGCACAACGAGAGGTGTCACCCGGGGGAGAGCAACTTCAAGTTCAAACGCATCAAAACGAACAATCAGACCATCTTGGAGCAGACCATAGAGGGCTGCGGCAACAGCGCAGTCATCTACAACACATCAGGAGGAGGCCGAGGGGACGGGCTgagctcaccaccaccaccacacagcaaagcCGGCGGCGGCAGGGCAGCGAAACCAAAAGCATCGACAGATGCCAAACGGACAGAACCTCAAATGGGTAAACTGACCTCTGAGCTCACCAAGAAACCCATCACAGCGCTAAACGTGAACGGGACAGTCATCATCCCGGAGTCGAGTCTCCTGAAAGCAGACGGCCTTTCTCACATCATGCCTTCATTACAGCAGCCTATAAACTACACCCAG GTGCCGAAGATCGCCGTGCCCTTAAACACAACCAAATACAACCCGTCCCTGGACGACAACCTGACCCTCATCTCCTCCTTCAACAAGTTCCCCTACCCCACACAGGCTGAGCTGTCGTGGCTCACCGCCGCCTCCAAACACCCAGAGGAGCAGATCAAAGTCTGGTTCACCACGCAGAGGCTCAAACAGGGCATCAGCTGGTCACCCGAGGAG GTGGAAGAAGCCAGGAAAAAAATGTTCAATGGCACCATCTCCTCCATGCCTCAGACACTAACCGTGGTGGCTCCACAGCTCAACTCCCACTCCCCCGGCAGCCAGCCTGTCCACAACACGTCCTCCAGGGCCCTGCAGCCAGGGACAGCCTCTGTCCTGCAGTCCCTTCCCTGTCAGATTGTTGGACAGACCAGCCTCGTCCTGACTCCCGTGGCCAATGGCTCGTCTGTCACCTGTGCCCCGCTGGCTCTCACGGTGGCAAACCAG GTGGCTCAGTCCCTGAAGCGGCCGTTGACCACTCCTGTGATCGCCACAGAGAGTAAACGACCCTCCATCATTCAGACTGTCTCCGCATCGATGGCCACAGCCAAGCCGGCGTCTCCCAAACTGCTGAGTTTCACTGTCGACCCAAATAAAACATCTGAGCAGCTCTCGGTGCTGCGGAGCAGCTACACACAGTGCCCCTTCCCCGAGGATGATGAG ATCTACCGGCTGATTGAGACCACTGGCCTGTCCAGAGGAGAAATAAAGAAGTGGTTCAGTGAACAGAGGCTCCTCAACATCAAAG GCGTTGCTCCCCCTCCCGTGTTGGTGAAAGCAGAAGTGGCCCCACCAGCTAAAGTTGTCCCGGTTAAGAAGGCGGTCCCGAGCCAGTTTCCTCTGCTGGAGAGGGTAAAGGGGAAGTCGTCGGAGCAGCTGACCGCTCTGGAGGAAAGCTTCCAGAGAAGCAGCTCTCCAGCAGACGAGGAGCTCG GCCAGCTGGCCCAGGACACCCGGCTGTCCAGGACCGAGGTGGACAGCTGGTTTTCGGAGCGCCGGGCTCTGAGGGACAACATGGAGAAGGTTTTCCTCACCATGGCCTCCAAGAACACGGAAGATAGGCTGGGAGGAGCACTGCTCAACGGGGCTTCTCACCGGGAGCATGATGGGAAGTCCCCCCGCTCATCTCCTCGCCAACCtgtcccctcctcctcttcctcctcctcctctcctcctgtgCTCGCAGCTTCCTCCCCTCAGCCTCCAACACATCCGTCGTCAGCATCTCCTCCCTTCCTCAACTcatcctgctcctcgtctccacgCCCCCCTCTCCTGTCCGTCTCCACCAGCCCCCCACCCATCTCTGGTGGATCTCTTCATCTGCTGAGGGAG ATGTTCTGCCGGACCCGGTGGCCGTCTCCTGAAGAGTACAGCCAGCTGGAGGGCCAAACGAGTCTGGGGCGCACGGACATCGTCCGCTGGTTCAAGGACCACCGCTCAGTCCTGAAGAACGGAAAGACCCTGGACTGGATGGAGGGAGTCCAAAACGTCGTGGGCCAGCAGCAGAACGGGTCGAGTTCTGAGAAACACAAGAGTGTTCCCTCAGAAGTCAAGGCTGAGCGGG CTCCGTGTTCAGTGGAGGAGAGAGGCGGGAATGATGCAGCGCCGCACAATTCCAAACACTCCAACCAAGACAAAGACCACTGGTGGACTGACAGGCTAGCACAAGGTGTGGAAGACCTGAGCTGGACTGGGCTGGACCAGAACCACTCCAGTGAGGCTGATAAAGGGAG GTGGATAAAGGTCACCGTGAATGTGGAGGAGGAGACGGGGGGAGGAGTGGAGCGGCCGAGGTTGGGAGGAGACTCTGACGTTCTGACTGTAGAGCAGCCAGGGAGAGTGACGGGTTGA
- the LOC139069843 gene encoding zinc fingers and homeoboxes protein 2-like isoform X2 produces the protein MSSRRKASTPCMIRPELTPVDLDDETKENRVQEAPMKVDPSTQAEPSMDLDLTAKASNPPTGPDKPESEPPDLSKPQRRQQGGYECKYCSFSTQNLNSFKEHVDANHPNVILNPLYLCAVCNFNTKKFDTLTEHNERCHPGESNFKFKRIKTNNQTILEQTIEGCGNSAVIYNTSGGGRGDGLSSPPPPHSKAGGGRAAKPKASTDAKRTEPQMGKLTSELTKKPITALNVNGTVIIPESSLLKADGLSHIMPSLQQPINYTQVPKIAVPLNTTKYNPSLDDNLTLISSFNKFPYPTQAELSWLTAASKHPEEQIKVWFTTQRLKQGISWSPEEVEEARKKMFNGTISSMPQTLTVVAPQLNSHSPGSQPVHNTSSRALQPGTASVLQSLPCQIVGQTSLVLTPVANGSSVTCAPLALTVANQVAQSLKRPLTTPVIATESKRPSIIQTVSASMATAKPASPKLLSFTVDPNKTSEQLSVLRSSYTQCPFPEDDEIYRLIETTGLSRGEIKKWFSEQRLLNIKGVAPPPVLVKAEVAPPAKVVPVKKAVPSQFPLLERVKGKSSEQLTALEESFQRSSSPADEELGQLAQDTRLSRTEVDSWFSERRALRDNMEKVFLTMASKNTEDRLGGALLNGASHREHDGKSPRSSPRQPVPSSSSSSSSPPVLAASSPQPPTHPSSASPPFLNSSCSSSPRPPLLSVSTSPPPISGGSLHLLREMFCRTRWPSPEEYSQLEGQTSLGRTDIVRWFKDHRSVLKNGKTLDWMEGVQNVVGQQQNGSSSEKHKSVPSEVKAERAPCSVEERGGNDAAPHNSKHSNQDKDHWWTDRLAQGVEDLSWTGLDQNHSSEADKGRWIKVTVNVEEETGGGVERPRLGGDSDVLTVEQPGRVTG, from the exons ATGTCCAGTCGGCGTAAAGCGTCCACTCCCTGTATGATCCGGCCAGAGTTGACCCCAGTGGACCTGGATGATGAG ACTAAAGAGAACCGTGTTCAAGAGGCACCCATGAAGGTGGACCCATCTACTCAAGCGGAGCCGTCCATGGACTTGGATCTAACTGCAAAAGCCTCCAACCCTCCCACGGGTCCAGACAAACCTGAAAGCGAGCCACCAGACCTGAGCAAGCCTCAGCGTAGGCAGCAGGGGGGCTACGAGTGCAAATACTGCTCCTTCTCCACACAGAACCTCAACTCTTTCAAAGAACACGTGGACGCCAACCACCCCAACGTCATCCTCAACCCGCTGTATCTGTGTGCCGTCTGCAACTTCAACACCAAGAAGTTCGACACGCTGACGGAGCACAACGAGAGGTGTCACCCGGGGGAGAGCAACTTCAAGTTCAAACGCATCAAAACGAACAATCAGACCATCTTGGAGCAGACCATAGAGGGCTGCGGCAACAGCGCAGTCATCTACAACACATCAGGAGGAGGCCGAGGGGACGGGCTgagctcaccaccaccaccacacagcaaagcCGGCGGCGGCAGGGCAGCGAAACCAAAAGCATCGACAGATGCCAAACGGACAGAACCTCAAATGGGTAAACTGACCTCTGAGCTCACCAAGAAACCCATCACAGCGCTAAACGTGAACGGGACAGTCATCATCCCGGAGTCGAGTCTCCTGAAAGCAGACGGCCTTTCTCACATCATGCCTTCATTACAGCAGCCTATAAACTACACCCAG GTGCCGAAGATCGCCGTGCCCTTAAACACAACCAAATACAACCCGTCCCTGGACGACAACCTGACCCTCATCTCCTCCTTCAACAAGTTCCCCTACCCCACACAGGCTGAGCTGTCGTGGCTCACCGCCGCCTCCAAACACCCAGAGGAGCAGATCAAAGTCTGGTTCACCACGCAGAGGCTCAAACAGGGCATCAGCTGGTCACCCGAGGAG GTGGAAGAAGCCAGGAAAAAAATGTTCAATGGCACCATCTCCTCCATGCCTCAGACACTAACCGTGGTGGCTCCACAGCTCAACTCCCACTCCCCCGGCAGCCAGCCTGTCCACAACACGTCCTCCAGGGCCCTGCAGCCAGGGACAGCCTCTGTCCTGCAGTCCCTTCCCTGTCAGATTGTTGGACAGACCAGCCTCGTCCTGACTCCCGTGGCCAATGGCTCGTCTGTCACCTGTGCCCCGCTGGCTCTCACGGTGGCAAACCAG GTGGCTCAGTCCCTGAAGCGGCCGTTGACCACTCCTGTGATCGCCACAGAGAGTAAACGACCCTCCATCATTCAGACTGTCTCCGCATCGATGGCCACAGCCAAGCCGGCGTCTCCCAAACTGCTGAGTTTCACTGTCGACCCAAATAAAACATCTGAGCAGCTCTCGGTGCTGCGGAGCAGCTACACACAGTGCCCCTTCCCCGAGGATGATGAG ATCTACCGGCTGATTGAGACCACTGGCCTGTCCAGAGGAGAAATAAAGAAGTGGTTCAGTGAACAGAGGCTCCTCAACATCAAAG GCGTTGCTCCCCCTCCCGTGTTGGTGAAAGCAGAAGTGGCCCCACCAGCTAAAGTTGTCCCGGTTAAGAAGGCGGTCCCGAGCCAGTTTCCTCTGCTGGAGAGGGTAAAGGGGAAGTCGTCGGAGCAGCTGACCGCTCTGGAGGAAAGCTTCCAGAGAAGCAGCTCTCCAGCAGACGAGGAGCTCG GCCAGCTGGCCCAGGACACCCGGCTGTCCAGGACCGAGGTGGACAGCTGGTTTTCGGAGCGCCGGGCTCTGAGGGACAACATGGAGAAGGTTTTCCTCACCATGGCCTCCAAGAACACGGAAGATAGGCTGGGAGGAGCACTGCTCAACGGGGCTTCTCACCGGGAGCATGATGGGAAGTCCCCCCGCTCATCTCCTCGCCAACCtgtcccctcctcctcttcctcctcctcctctcctcctgtgCTCGCAGCTTCCTCCCCTCAGCCTCCAACACATCCGTCGTCAGCATCTCCTCCCTTCCTCAACTcatcctgctcctcgtctccacgCCCCCCTCTCCTGTCCGTCTCCACCAGCCCCCCACCCATCTCTGGTGGATCTCTTCATCTGCTGAGGGAG ATGTTCTGCCGGACCCGGTGGCCGTCTCCTGAAGAGTACAGCCAGCTGGAGGGCCAAACGAGTCTGGGGCGCACGGACATCGTCCGCTGGTTCAAGGACCACCGCTCAGTCCTGAAGAACGGAAAGACCCTGGACTGGATGGAGGGAGTCCAAAACGTCGTGGGCCAGCAGCAGAACGGGTCGAGTTCTGAGAAACACAAGAGTGTTCCCTCAGAAGTCAAGGCTGAGCGGG CTCCGTGTTCAGTGGAGGAGAGAGGCGGGAATGATGCAGCGCCGCACAATTCCAAACACTCCAACCAAGACAAAGACCACTGGTGGACTGACAGGCTAGCACAAGGTGTGGAAGACCTGAGCTGGACTGGGCTGGACCAGAACCACTCCAGTGAGGCTGATAAAGGGAG GTGGATAAAGGTCACCGTGAATGTGGAGGAGGAGACGGGGGGAGGAGTGGAGCGGCCGAGGTTGGGAGGAGACTCTGACGTTCTGACTGTAGAGCAGCCAGGGAGAGTGACGGGTTGA